From Daucus carota subsp. sativus chromosome 6, DH1 v3.0, whole genome shotgun sequence, the proteins below share one genomic window:
- the LOC135147084 gene encoding uncharacterized protein LOC135147084, giving the protein MQLLIQQYESFHFKAGENLSDTFNIFQKLVNSLKLYGRVYQVKDSNLKFLRALPKEWKPMTVYVRNTQEFKDYTLERLYGTLKTYELEMEQDDEIEKNQKKGNSFVALVASGEVSVKDKGKSQVKEIEKLVKEDSSESRKRKAKVKEEADSGEESDGIDEHLAFLSRRFSKLKFKKNFNSAKPFKGNPKSDKSMVDISKFKCFNCANACHFANECRKPKAEKRSNEGVDYKKKYYELLKQKERAFITKDDRAAGEDSDEEDEFVNLALMANSTDQEENTTNSSQVFTTNLVELTKYECNATINEMSTELYQLHVSLKSLTKENNRIKEANTFLSDRNNDILVVLKRDEAIKKQLNKEQEIIARWKFGRDVSANIINIKGRETFVENEWKRDKRVFEISDTSSTDENMDSDHPLKTKSSTDESYPLKNNSLVNKKIVKKLNKKYGPVNKNFVKGESNSSDTNESVNKNHNPNKKLEKKLDGNNKKNLCYLDSGCSRHMTGDSSLLTKFVEKAGPSITFGDDSKGYTMGYGLIAKENVIIDEVALVSGLEHNLLSISQLCDKGFKVSFTPATCVVTKGYDNNVVLVGHRKGNVYVADFNSFKSDSITCLFSKASSDDSWLWHKRLSHLNFKQINELVKKDLVRGIPKLEFSEDGMCGACQQGKQKRSSFKSKVLSSIVKPLQFLHMDLFGS; this is encoded by the exons ATGCAgttgctgattcaacaatatgagtcattccatttcaaggctggtgaaaatttgagtgacacatttaacatATTTCAAAAGTTGGTAAATAGTCTAAAGCTTTATGGAAGAGTGTACCAGGtcaaggattcaaatttgaaattcttaagggCTCTTCCTAaggaatggaaacccatgacagtctatgtaagaaacactcaagaatttaaagactatactcttgagagactgtatggaactttgaagacttatgagcttgaaatggaacaagatgatgAGATTGAAAAGAATCAAAAGAAAGGGAACTCAtttgtggctctagttgcatctggTGAAGTGTcagtcaaggacaagggaaaatctcaagttaaagaaattgagaagttggtcaaagaagatAGCTCAGAATCAAGgaaaagaaaagcaaaagtGAAAGAAgaagctgattctggtgaggaAAGTGATGGGATTGATGAGCATTTGGCCTTCTTGTCAAGGAGATTctctaaattaaaattcaaaaagaattttaattcagCAAAGCCATTCAagggcaatcccaagtctgacaAAAGCATGGTGGATATATCCAAAtttaaatgcttcaactgtgcgAATGCATGccactttgcaaatgaatgcagaaagcctaaagctGAGAAGAGGTCCAATGAAGGTGTGGATTACaagaagaaatattatgaacttctcaagcaaaaagaaagggcattcattacAAAGGACGATAGGGCAGCTGGAGAAGATTCTGATGAGGAGGAtgagtttgtcaatcttgctcttatggccaactccacagatcaagaagagaaCACTACAAATAGCAGTCAGGTATTTACCActaacttagttgagttaactaaatatgaatgcaatgctactatcaatgaaatgtctacagaattatatcagttgcatgtttctttaaaatctctcactaaggaaaataatAGGATCAAGGAAGCTAACACATTTctaagtgatagaaaca ATGATATTTTGGTTGTTTTGAAAAGAGACGAAGCAATCAAGAAACAGCTTAACAAGGAACAAGAGATAATTGCCAGATGGAAATTTGGAAGAGATGTCTCTGCtaacatcatcaacatcaaagGCAGAGAGACCTTTgttgagaatgagtggaagagagACAAGAGAGTTTTTGAGATTTCAGATACcagttcaactgatgagaatatggatagtgatcatccattgaAAACAAAAAGTTCAACGGATGAAAGTTATCCGTTGAAAAACAACTCATTAGTTAACAAGAAAATTGTCAAGAAAttaaacaagaaatatggtcctgttaacaAGAATTTTGTTAAGGGGGAGAGTAATTCTTCTGATACTAATGAGAGTGTGAATAAAAATCACAATCCTAATAAAAAGCTTGAGAAGAAATTGGAT ggaaacaataagaagaatttgtgtTACTTAGATAGTGGATGCTCTAGGCAtatgactggtgattcttccctgctcacaaagtttgtagagaaagctggccctagcattacctttggagatgacagcaaaggatatactatgggatatggcttgatagcaaaagaaaatgtcatcattgatgaagttgcattagTGTCTGGTCTTGAGCAtaatttgcttagcatcagtcaactttgtgacaaaggTTTCAAAGTTAGTTTCACTCCTGCAACATGTGTTGTCACCAAGGGatatgacaacaatgtggttctagTTGGAcatagaaaaggaaatgtgtatgtagctgacttcaactcTTTTAAATCTGATTCCATCACTTGTTtattcagcaaagcaagctcagatgacagttggctatggcacaaaagattgtctcatctaaatttcaagcAAATAAATGAATTGGTTAAGAAAGATCTGGTTAGAGGAATTCCAAAGTTGGAATTTTCCGAAGATGGCATGTGTGGAGCATGTCagcaaggaaagcaaaagagaagctctttcaaaagcaaggtTCTTTCATCTATTGTGAAGCCACTTCAATTtctacatatggatttgtttggcagTTAA